From the genome of Bacteroidota bacterium:
GTTTAGATTTTGCAACTGTTCAACAAGTTTCACAATTTCGGTTTGATCTTGCTCAATGTTTGGAAAAGGTAAATCCTTAAGATAAACTGCTTTTACTTGTGGAATTACTCTTTGTCCACCCTGAATTGCAGTATCATATAGAAACTGAAATATTTTTGAATGTAGTACTGCTAAAATTGCTTTCTCATTTATTCCTACTTTTGTTTTAAATACATACAAAGCATCTGTTGCATAATATCCTTCATCGTCAAAAGTAAGACAAAGTTTTTTTGTAGTTGTAAGACCGACAAATTTATTAGTTAAAAATATATCAGGGTTCCGTGGTCTGTGCAAAGCATACCAAGGATGTTTGCCTTCTGCTACTTCACGACAAGTAATATATTTTCTAAACTCTGTAAGATGTGCTTTTGCATTAGGGTAATCATCAATATTGTCTTTAGATGTGAGATAAATAATTAAATCACTAGTTTGAATATTGGTATATCTTAAAATATGTTTTCCTAAAACAAGCCGCTTTAGAATTTTCTTTTCAATTTTTTTACTTGCGGCTTCTTTTGAACTAATGACAAATGCCTTTGCATAGTCGGGACTTATTCCCCTTTGAATTTCTCCTTCAACAATTTCATTGAATGATGTAAACTTCTTTTTTAGTTTATTTAGCAATGCAACATTTAAAGAGTTGAATGTAAAATATGTTGCTTGAGCATCTGCTTTTACCAAATCAAACCATTGTTTCTTCTCTGCTGGAATTATTTTTTTTAGAGCATTTCCTTTCTCGTCTGGATCATATTCTCTGATGTCCGCAACTATAATCTCTTTTTCCTTTGAAATGGACTTTGTGAAGACAAGTAGTGTTGAGGTATTTAATACTTTCGGTCCAAAAACTTTTTCGCCAAGATTAATTACTATTTGAAGATTATGTTTTTCCACAATCAGTTTTCTCAACAACTGCATATCACTTTGGTTAAGGAAAGTGCTTGGTATTATCATCCCAAAAAAGCCGTTATCTTTTAAAAGAGTAATTGAGTGAATGATGAAATACATATATGAATCAATCATTCGAACAATGATTGAACTATGTTTGGTTCGTAAATAGGATAAGGATTCGTCTGATAAATCTGCTCCCCAGGGCGGATTACCTATTACAATGTCAAAACCACCTTGAAATCCGTATGGTGTCGGAGGTTCTTTTGTAGTGTTAATATAATCTCTCATCGCTTCGTTCAACTCTTTTTCTATTGCTACCGATTTTATAAGAACTTTTTTAAATTTTTCTTTCGGCGATATTTCTTCAAATTCCTTAATTTTTATATTAAAGACTTCGGGAAAAGCTCTTCTCCAACTAAATGGTTTTATTTTTCTCTCTTCTCCAAAATCAAGTTCACCAGCATAGAAATCTAAATCAATTAAACTATTGCCATCTTTAATATTGCTGTCTAATGTTGGCAACACTCTTTCGTTAAACATTTTCAGTTGGTGCGAAATAGAAGCCTGCGTTTCTCCTTCCATACACTTAAGCAATAACGAAAGCTTTGTTACTTC
Proteins encoded in this window:
- a CDS encoding N-6 DNA methylase — translated: MINKETAYKKISDLVDRFEKQYVSYKNSDYNETLTRRDFIDPFFKALGWDIDNEQGFSEAYREVIHEDKIKIGGATKAPDYSFRIGGGKRLFFVEAKKPSVVVKDDILPAYQVRRYGWSAKLSISIVSDFEEFAVYDCTKKPIPTDKASVARIKYLTFRDYLKEFDFIWNTFSKECVFKGSFDKFVLSTVNKKGTATVDKDFLQSLDRWRTLLATSISLNNKDLNEDEINFAVQQTIDRIIFLRIAEDRSVEPYGNLKIALEKGDYYQNLFGIFKEADDKYNSGLFDFKKDKISKNLTIDNKVIKTIVNELYYPESPYEFSVLAVEILGSAYEQFLGKVIRITPAHHAKIEEKPEVRKAGGVYYTPQYIVEYIVQNTVGKLVEGKIPEEISTIKIVDPACGSGSFLIGAYQFLLDWHKNYYSNNGKPSKSKKESLLTPEGNLTTAEKKRILLNNIYGVDIDSNAVEVTKLSLLLKCMEGETQASISHQLKMFNERVLPTLDSNIKDGNSLIDLDFYAGELDFGEERKIKPFSWRRAFPEVFNIKIKEFEEISPKEKFKKVLIKSVAIEKELNEAMRDYINTTKEPPTPYGFQGGFDIVIGNPPWGADLSDESLSYLRTKHSSIIVRMIDSYMYFIIHSITLLKDNGFFGMIIPSTFLNQSDMQLLRKLIVEKHNLQIVINLGEKVFGPKVLNTSTLLVFTKSISKEKEIIVADIREYDPDEKGNALKKIIPAEKKQWFDLVKADAQATYFTFNSLNVALLNKLKKKFTSFNEIVEGEIQRGISPDYAKAFVISSKEAASKKIEKKILKRLVLGKHILRYTNIQTSDLIIYLTSKDNIDDYPNAKAHLTEFRKYITCREVAEGKHPWYALHRPRNPDIFLTNKFVGLTTTKKLCLTFDDEGYYATDALYVFKTKVGINEKAILAVLHSKIFQFLYDTAIQGGQRVIPQVKAVYLKDLPFPNIEQDQTEIVKLVEQLQNLNSRKATVKLETKISELQGKIDYCESRINEIVYRLYGLTEDEIKIVDRQ